Part of the Debaryomyces hansenii CBS767 chromosome C complete sequence genome is shown below.
GTAATCATGTTATTCAAAAGTCTATTGAAACAATTCCATTTGATCGTATTGAGTTTGTCTTAGAATCCTTAGATAATCAAATATACCACTTGTCAACCCATCCTTATGGTTGCAGAGTGATTCAGCGTTTATTAGAGCATTCGGATGCTGAAGacagaaagaaaatattaggagaattgaatagatttattttctatttGATTCAAGACCAATATGGTAATTATGTTATGCAACATACTTTAGAACGAGGTAACCCAGAAGATAGGGAagagattttgaaaattgttTTAGGATCCGTTGTTAACTTTTCGAAACATAAGTTTGCTTCAAatgttattgaaaaatgtatCAAGTTTGGTACTTTAGATCAAAGAAGACGCATACTACATGAAGTCATGATTGGAAATGAAGACTACAACGTTGAAACTGTCAGTGACGATTCAGCTTTAGCATTAATGATGAAGGACCAATATGCTAATTATGTGATTCAGAAATTGGTTGAAGGTTTCGATGCAAAGAGCGACGagaagaaaattttggttGTAAAATTGAGAcaatatttaaaacaaatttcttcaaaaaataattatggGAAGCATTTAGCTTCAGTTGAAAAAATGATTATAGTTGCAGAAACAGCGTTAGTTGAGGCAGAAAGAAGTACATAATACTGTCACTTGGTTgcttatttattaaagattattaaattctgATTTTTTGCTAAAAAGTGGAACAACTGTCTTTATTACTAAACACCGGTTTAATGTACCGATGTTTTATCGTTCCCGTTTATTTTGTGTATATAGGTTTTCTCTAATTGGTAATTGATTGCTTATTTCATCGCTTTCTTCTATTGTTTATACTCTTActgttaataattttgtatatatgtgtttataaataaaaatttctaaaattaCTGTACATATATTGTGTTCGTCATTacataattaaattatacGCTCCAGGTAGTATAATAATAgacataaaatatttagtaCGTAGCAGACATGTCTTCGTATCGTTATATTGTTTGTTTAAAGTTGAACTTCTTTGAATCTTGTtaccaatttcaaatgaaacaGTTCCCAAATTTCATCTTTGCAGTCATCATCGCCGATTTCACTTCTATATAATTCCCTTATCTGATCACACGACATTGCTCTTGCTATATGGGTATCGTCTGCCTTTAAGCATACAACAAAATCGTATAGCGTTATCCATTTCAAAAGCTTGGACTCTGTAACATAACTAGTcgaatttaattcatcttccGTTATTGATACTCTCTTGGAAGGATCTGAGGGTACTATAAGATTTTGAACgtctgaattttttttcaaagcCTTTGAGTCTAAcatatcttcatcatccgATACTACCAAGGAACTGAAATTTGATGACTCACTATTCATGTTATCGAAGCTCTTCCTCAATTGATTCAAGCTTAATAAAGATGAGTTtgtatttaatgaaaatgatcTTCCACTACTAGCTACATCACCTGTAGCCATCTTAACAAAGTTTTCATTCAAATGGCTCAAATCAGCACCAATCGATCCACCGGGATGCTTCATGGAAAATAACTTCTTTCGTTTCAACGCATCCTCTTCTAGCATCTCAGATAATGCCAATATTGTAGCATCGGCTAAGACCATTGATAGCGTAGCCGACACTGTTGGTGCTGGTATACCATGTATCGATTCCTCATTCAAGTTTGAAGGTAAATCAGCATATAGCAAAGACTTAACCTGAGGGTGATTGGACAATTTTGAATTCCTATTACACGTCAAAAGTATAATAGGAATCGACTTGGGGATATGGGGcaataattgcaaaagTTCAGGTGTGTTCCCACTTGCAGTTACAAATATCAAGGTATCGTTGTCCCGTATTATTCCAAGATCACCATGTAAACCTTCTGATGCGTGGAGTGCCGCAGATTGAATAGATAACGAATTTAGTGTTGCTACTAATTTGCTGGATATCTTGAAGCTTTTACCAATTCCCGAAACTACTACTTTCCCTCCCCGTAAAATACTTTGAAAAAGTAGTTCCAACGAATTCAACAAGTTTATCCGTGAGTATCCCGATTTACTATATTGCTCGACCAAATGGCTCATCGCCTCACTCTGACTACCCAAAGTCTTGTTTACAGAGTCTAATGCTTTCTCTGCCCTTCTTTCATAAACACATGTGTCCATTGGTACTTATTTGTTTTCCCTCTTCCAACTATTTGCTAGCttatgaaatttttgtctttttgaatcattatcattactCTAAGATTACTAATTCTTCCACACTTTTACGCAAACGGAGCCGCaccttttttttttttgtttcgCTCGCAATTTAGTCTTCGCCGTTGACGCAGAATTATATGTGACTACTCAAACTCTAATAATCGGCAATTATTAGTTACACCGAGATATTTAATTCTATGTAGTATAAAGCTGGAGGGGAGTCAAGTGGCTTACAAATAGATTTCAGATTACAGTATTAACGAACATTTGTCACGAAACATGAGACAATTATAGCAATACGCGCAAGCATGTGATAGAATCAGGTATACGAGTTGAATTCCAAGGCAGAAAATAGCTCATTATCATTCTGCGATAAATATTCGTACTTGTCTCCACTTTCGTTCGTATAGTCTCTAGGGTTGGAACTAGTCTGAGAATCAAATTGTAACTGCTGTAGAAAAGCTTGGGTAGTGTTCATATTAGCAGTTGAATTTGCATTCGTAGTTACATTTTTATCCTGTTCCTCCCGTAAATTCTGGTGGTTTTGGATTGTCTTTTCACGTAAAATGTTGATCTGTCTCGCTCTGTGTGCCCAGTTGGAGGTGTAGGAGCCAGTTACACTTGAATGCCAAACGGACGCAAATAAATCTGCTGTTAAGGCTAAATTTCGGATGAATATCGGTAACTGGTCTTCagaaatgattttgaagtgGCAAGTTGCAAAAACCCCTGGAACACCTGATCTTCTGTAGGTTTTGactttaaaatatttttgatagtTGGATCCGATGTAGCTATTGCCGGTGCCTTCTTGAACTTGGGGAGTTGAAGAGTTGGACTCGACATTACTGAGGCCACCCCTCACAGCTACCAAAGACGACGATGGTGTATGGGAAGAAATGACAAtgttcaagaaattgaattgtGACTTGAtaacattgaaattaaatggTAGTCCTGACTCATCGAAGAATATGTTAACATAATTATTGCCGATGTGCCTCTTCTTGAAATCAAAGTACTTGTCATTCTCATTTTGAGGCATCATGGTGGCAGTATGGAAGATTAGCTGGGTAGTTTGGTTATTCCAGAATATTGCATATTCACCATCCATATTATTCTCGTTATCTAGACCGCCGAGGTAGACATCTTTACAGtccttcaattttatcaatcCCCCTACATTATCTAGTAAATGCTGATAGTCATGAGACCCAACTTTGTTGCTTAATATTTCAGTCTCTTCAGACTGGTTAGGCCCAATATATATTAACCCAACCTTATGATATTCTACAACCGGAATTCGATCAAATGCTGATATTGCTCTTAAAGTCACTGGCTCTTCGATTAAGGGTAACGGTTTAAATTTGTTTTCTGTGTCCATACTACTGAATATTTGTAAAAGCATatgatttgaattgaaaactGGTTTTAAATTAGTTCcgcttgaaaaattagactTTGTTAGTGATATCCACTCAGGGATCATAGATGGGTCTAACTCAACACGGAATATGGAGACCCCAGTTGGTCGCCTGAATGTAAATAATGATTCACCCGTAATCATGTTAGTGTCGATACTAATGATGCTACATCCCAAAATCCATCTATTTGTACTCATGTAGTTTTCGTGGCCAgtattttgtaattttttcaataatatctcGTTGGCTTTACATGGGTTGATTATCTTCAATGGCAAATCGGAATAAGTAAATCGGGCAATTAATTCCAAATACGCCAAGGTTTGATCATTTAACACCTTTCCATCATTACTTaacaatattaaatttttgattaaaaatgatgatacCTGCTTCCTCTCGCTAAGGtccattttcaaaaaccAGCTTGAAATGACATTATACGATAAGgttgataaatattctgATAGGATAGGCGTAATCTTCGTCGCTTGAGTTGTAGGAGTCTGTTCAACTTCTGCATCAATTCCATGGGTTTGAAgtacttcttcttcttggaaT
Proteins encoded:
- a CDS encoding DEHA2C07150p (similar to CA2468|IPF8723 Candida albicans); translated protein: MDTCVYERRAEKALDSVNKTLGSQSEAMSHLVEQYSKSGYSRINLLNSLELLFQSILRGGKVVVSGIGKSFKISSKLVATLNSLSIQSAALHASEGLHGDLGIIRDNDTLIFVTASGNTPELLQLLPHIPKSIPIILLTCNRNSKLSNHPQVKSLLYADLPSNLNEESIHGIPAPTVSATLSMVLADATILALSEMLEEDALKRKKLFSMKHPGGSIGADLSHLNENFVKMATGDVASSGRSFSLNTNSSLLSLNQLRKSFDNMNSESSNFSSLVVSDDEDMLDSKALKKNSDVQNLIVPSDPSKRVSITEDELNSTSYVTESKLLKWITLYDFVVCLKADDTHIARAMSCDQIRELYRSEIGDDDCKDEIWESFHLKLVTRFKEVQL